In Actinomadura luteofluorescens, the sequence TGCTGATGACCGGCGCCGCGCTGGGCGACCGCTTCGGGCGCAGGCGGATGTTCGTCAGCGGGCTCGGCCTGTTCACGGCGGCCTCGGCGGCCTGCGCGGCGGCCCCCGGGATCGGCTGGCTGATCGCCGCGCGCGCCGTCCAGGGGTGCGGGTCCGCGCTGGTGATGCCGCTGGCGATGGCGCTGCTGAGCGCCGGGTTCCCGCCCTCGCGGCGCGCTCGGGCCCTCGGCGTCTTCGCCGGGGTCACCGGGCTGGCGGTGGTGGCCGGGCCGGTGGTCGGCGGGGTCGTCACCGAGGGGCTGGCCTGGCAGTGGATCTTCTGGCTGAACGTGCCGATCGGGCTGGCGGTCATCCCGCTGGTGCTCCGGTACGTCCCGGAGAGCCGCGGCGGCGGGGGCTCCTTCGACCTCGGCGGCGTCCTGCTGGTGACGGGCGGCGCGCTCGGGCTGGTCTGGGGCCTGATCCGCGCGAACGGCTCCGGCTGGGGCGCCCTCGAGGTGGACGGCGCGCTGGCGGCCGGGACCCTGCTGCTGGCCGCCTTCGTCGCGTGGGAGCTGCGCGTCCGGGAGCCGATGGTGCCCATGCGGCTGCTGCGCTCGCGCGGCTTCTCCGCGGGCAACGCCGCCGGCCTCCTGATGTACGCGGCGCTGTACGGCTCACTTTTCTTCATGGCCCAGTTCCTCCAGACGGTCCTCGGCGCCGGTCCGATGACCGCCGGGCTCCAGCTCGTCCCGTGGACGGCGACCGTGACGGTGGTCGCGCCCGCCGCGGGGGCGCTGGTGAACCGCGTCGGGGCCCGGCCCCTCACCGCCGCCGGGCTGACCCTCCAGGGCATCGGAATGGGGTGGATCGGCCTCGTCGCCGGGCCGTCGGCCGCGTACCCGGACCTGGTCGCGCCCATGGTCATCGCGGGCGCCGGGATCAGCATGGCGATGCCCGCCGCGCAGACCGCGGTCATCAACTCCGTCGCGGCGCGGGAGATCGGCAAGGCGTCCGGCGTCTTCAACGCCCTGCGGCAGTTCGCCGCGGTGCTCGGCGTGGCGGTCGCCGCCGCGGTGTTCACCGCGGAGGGCGGCTACGGGACCGCGCGGACCTTCTCCGACGGCTTCGGCCCCGCCCTCACGCTCATGGGCGCGCTGTCGCTGGCCGGCGCGCTCGCCGGCCTGTTCATGCCCGGGCCGGACCGGGCGGCCCGGACGTCGCCCGCGCAGCCCGTTCCGTGGCCTGCACCCGAGCCGACCCGCTAGACGCGGAGGCGCCGCGCCGCCAGGCGGGTCCGCGGCTCACCGGAGTCCGGCGGCGTAGTCGGCGAAGCGCTCGTCGACCTGCTCCGGGGTGAGGCCGAAGTCCGCGAGCGAGTACCGGTGGGCGGGTTTCGCCGCGCCGGTGGAACTCTCGCCGTGGAGCCTCGCCATGGCGGCGCGGGCGTCGCCCGTGAACGGCAGCCCGAACCGCGCGTAGACGGACTCGACCGTGCCGATCGGGTCGCGGACGAAGTCGTCGTAGTGGACGTCCGCGAACCGCGCCGGGTCGTGCCGCTCCCGTTCGGCGCGGAACAGGTCGAGGCCCCGGCCCCACAGGTCGAGCTGGTCGCGGCCGATCACCGCGCCGGTGAACACGTCCGACCATCCCGCGGTGGCGTGCGCGGCGAGGCTGCACATGGACGCCATCGCCGTGCGCGGCGTGCGGTGCGTCTGGACGATCAGCGCGTCGGGGTAGACCTCCAGCAGCGCGTCCAGCGCGAACAGGTGGCTGGGGTTCTTCAGCACCCAGCGCCGGCCGGGGTCGTTCAGGCCGATGAGCTGGAGGTTGCGGCGGTGCCTGCGGTAGGCGTCCGTCCAGTCCCGCCCGGCGAGCCACGACGAGTAGGACGGCAGGTGCGCCAGGCACTCGAACGAGATCGACAGCATGCTCTGCCGGAGCAGCTGCCAGCACTCCTCGACCGAGTCGGCCGAGATGTAGTGGACGCCCATGAACTCGGGGTTGTCCACGTGGTGCCGCCGGTACCCGGCGTCGATCGCCTGGAAGACCGGGTCGTCGGCCCAGGTCTCGCGCGGCGGGCGCGGCTGCGGCACCTCCGCCAGCCACAGGTCGAGCCCCTGGTGCGCGGGGTCGGCGGTGAGCAGCCGGTGCAGCGCCGTGGTCCCGGTGCGGGGCAGGCCGGTCACGAAGATCGGCCGCTCGACGGGGGCGTCCGCGTGCTCGGGGTGGCGCCGCCAGGCCGTCTCGGAGAACTGCCGGGCGGCCAGGGCGCCGCGCAGCATCGCGCGCTGCGCCCTGTTGCCGAGGGGGGTGAGCCCGGCCTCGGCGGCCAGCGACTCCAGCAGCACCTTCAGGCCGTCGAGGTACTCGCCGCCGCCGAAGTCGTCCGATCCGGTGACCTTGCTGGCCGAGGCGTGCAGGTCCTCGACGGTCCCCACGCTGTCGCGACCGTTCGTCATCGGTCCGCCCTTCCTAGTGGTGCCACTCGCCGGAGTTGACGTCCAGGCACTGCCCGGTGACGGCGCGGGCCAGCGGCGACAGCATGAACACGGCGGCGTCGGCGACCTCGTCGGGCTCGGGCAGCTTGCGCAGGTCCGTCGTCGCGGCGTTCTCGTCGTAGACCTGCTGCGCCGTCACGCCGCGCTTCTCCGCGAGGTGGTGGAAGTACCACTTGAGGTTGGGCGCCCAGATGTAGCCGGGCGCGATCGTGTTGACGCGGATCCCGCGCGGCCCGAGCTCGGTGGACAGGTTCTGCGCCATCGCCAGCAGCGCCGCCTTCGCCATCTTGTAGGCGCCGAACGTCCGCCGGGAGTGCCGCAGCACCGCCGAGTTGATCATGACGACGGAGCCGCGGGACTCCTCCAGCCCCGGGACGAACAGCCTGGTCAGATGGAGCGCGGCGAGGACGTTGGTCTCGAAGCCCGCCCGCACCGCGTCCAGGTCGACCTTCGTCAGATCGGTCAGCGGCGGGGTGGCGAAGGCGTTGTTGACCAGGCCGTCCACCCGGCCGAACGCCTCCCGCGCCGCCTCGGCCAGCCGCTCGCAGGCCGCCGCGTCCCGGATGTCGGTCGGGACGGTCGCGGTCCGCCGCCCGAGCTCCTCGACCTCCTTGGCGACCTCGGCGAGCCGCTCCTCGTTGCGCGCGGCGAGCACGACGTCGGCCCCGGCCCTCGCGCACTGGAGCGCGAGGCCCCGGCCGAGTCCCGGACCCACGCCGGAGATGACGACGACCTTGCCGTCCAGCAGTCCCGCGCCCATCAGCCCAGCATCCTCTTCGCGACGGCGGTCTGGCGGGCGGCGATACGCTCCGCCCACTCCCGCCTCCCGACACGCTGGCTCTCGTGGAAGGGCAGGACGCGCGGCAGATCCTCGAACGGGACCACCTCGACCTTCGGCCCGTCCTCCGGCGTGAGGTCCCGGGTGAGCCGCTGCCAGCGGAACTGCAGGTAGCCGCGGCGGTGCCCGGTCCGCTCGATCCAGTTGGCGAGCCCGGGATCGCGCTCGCTGACGACGTACCGGATCATGCCGTCCTCGTCCACACGGGCCTGGTCGGCGGTGAGGCTCGTCTGGTGGTTGATGTAGTCGAGCGAGACGTACCACATGCTGCCGAGCTGGAAGCCCTGGTAGGGCGCCACCGCGCGGTCGGCGGCCGGGGCCGTGACGACCATCGCCTCGTCGTCGTCCAGGTCGAAGTGGCCGACGGACGAGAACTGCGTCGCCAGCCCGCCGGGCGTGGGCCGCGGCTCGGTCAGCGTGTTGACCGGCAACTGCAGGTAGTGCCATTCGGGGAAGGCCAGGAAGGTGCGGATCCTGGACACCAGCATCTTGCCCGCTATCTCGTACCGCCTGGCCATCCGGTCGGACGGGACCGGCAGCGGGGACGTCCCGAGCGTGTCCGCCCGGTGGATGCGGATCTCTCCCGGTCTCTCGTTCTCCCAGTCGCTGAAGACCTCGCGCACGATGAGCATCGCGGAGCCGGGGGCGAGCGCGACGTACCCGGGCCCCGCGTCCCGCTTCGGCGGGCCGAACCGCAGCCGGAACGCCCCGTCCGCGGCGATGTCCAGCTCCCGGTCGTCGAACGCGGTGAGGCTGTCGGGCGACTTCGCCGGCGAGTAGTCGCCGTTCATGACCTGGAAACTGAGGTCGGCGGTCGTGCCCCGGCGCCCGGTCACGACGTATTCGGCGTCGTCCCGGATGTAGGCGTGGAAGTACAGCGTGTCGGGATTGTCGAGCCCGAGCTTGGTGTACGGCCCGGTGGACGACGCGAAGAACGGATAGTCCCGCTGGTAGGCACCCACCATGTGCAGGGACGCCTTGATGCTGCCGGCCAGGTAGTCGAGGCCCTCGGCGAGGTCCTGGTCGGTCTTGACGTGCGGCGCGGCGCGGATGATCCGCTCCGCCTCCACGACCGCGTCGGCGAACGAGCGCGTCGCGGCGCCCACGCGGTCGGTGCTGCCTTCGGCTGGGTCGGTGGCCACCGGGCTCTCCTCGGATCGCGGGCGCGAGGCCGTGCTCTGGCGGGACGGAGACTAGAACGCGTTCTAAGTGCGGGGCAATGCCGCGGTCCCGCTCAATGGGAGGTGGTGAACTTCAGGCTCGGCGCGTCGTCCAGCGACACCATGTACTCGTAGGTCCGGCGGTGCCCGGTCCTCTCGACCCGCCACGCGCCGCCGTCCCGGCGGTAGACGTCGTGGTAGAAGGCGGCGCCCCGGATGAGCAGCCGGGCCCCCCGGGAGGATGATCGTGTCGTCCAGCGACCAGATCCCCGTCGCCCGGTCCCCGTCGATCTCGATCTCCGGGCATCCGGCGGTGTGAGCGCTGATCTTGTCCGGTCCGAGGTTGGACCGCATGTACTCGACGATCGCGTCCCGCCCCTCCAGCCTGAGCGTCTCGCCGAGCACGGGCGTGTCGTACTCCGCCACCGCGTCCTCGGTGAACACCCCGGCGAACTCGTCCCACAGCTTCAGGTCGACGCACCGCAGGTACCGGTGCTTGAGCCGCCGAATCTCTTCCAGCGCAACCAGATCCATGCGTCCCAGCCTCCTAGCTCCACCCGCAAAACACAAGAACACGTTCTACCTCTTGGGCGGGTCAACGGGCCGGGGTGTGCCGCTCCGGCCGGGCCAAAGATCCGGCAAAAGGTTGGCATCAGTTGATCGGTACCCGCCGGACCGGTGCCAACGGGCCGCGCGAGATCCACCAAGTCCCCCGCGCCGGGATCCCAGTGCCCGGTAGGGGAAGCGGACGCCCGCGGGCATCGGGACGGCCCCGACCCCCGGGAGGCCGTCCCGCCGGCCAGGCCCTCGCCGTCGCCGTCCCGGCCCGCCAGCGGCAATTACGCTGGTAGAGGTGATGGCACCGGTCATACTCGTCGTAGATCACGACGCGGGTTCGCGGCATGTCCTGCTCGCCGACCTCACGCGACGGCTGGGCGAGGCGTTCACCGTGAAGGGCGCGAGTTCGCCCGAAGAGGCATGCGACGCGCTGAAGGAGATGACGCGGGCAGAGGAGCCCGTCGCGCTGCTCATGGTGGACGACGCCTGCGCCGACGTCCTGCCGCGGGCGCACGAGCTGTATCCCAACGCCAAGCGCGTGCTGATGGTGGACCGCGACTACACCTCGACCAGCCCGGCCGTCCAGGCGATCGCGCTCGGGTACGCCGACTACCACCTCGTCCGGCCGTGGACGAACGACGAGACGATGCACCGCGCGGTGAGCGAGTTCCTGTCCTCGTGGACGGAGGAGCAGGAGCCGACGTTCGAACTGTTCCGCGTCGTCGCCGACCTGGACGACCCCCGGATGCTGCGGCTGCGCGACGTGATGGCGCGCTTCAACCTGCCGTTCGTGGTCCACCCGCCCGGCGAGGAGACCGGGCGGCGGCTGCTGCGGGAGGCCGGCCTCGACGCGTCACGGCTGCCCGTGGTGATCCGCTACGACGGCCGGGCGTACGTGGACCCGCAGATCCCCGACCTCGCGTGCGCGATCGGCGTCAGCGTCGAGAACGACCTGGAGGTCTGCGACGTCGCCATCGTCGGCGCCGGGTCGGCCGGGCTGACGGCGGCCGTGTACGCGGCGTCCGAGGGGCTCGACACCGTGCTGCTGGAACGGGCGTTCTCGGGCGGGCAGGCCGGGACGAGCCCGATGATCAGGAACTATCCGGGGTTCCCCCACGGCATCGCCGGTGGCTACCTGATGGAGCGGACCTGCGAGCAGGCGTGGCTGATGGGCGCGCACATCGTCTTCGCCCAGCAGGCGGTCGGCCTCGAACGCCGGGGCGACCGGCGGGTGGTCCGCATGGTGGACGGCACCGAGGTCAGCGCACGCGCGGTGCTGATCTCCACCGGCGTCGACTGGCGGCGGCTCGGCGTCCCCGGCCTGGAGGCCCTCGTCGGCTCCGGCGTGTTCTACGGCATGGCCGTGGGCGAGAGCCGCGCGATGCGGGGCCAGGACGTCTTCATCGTGGGCGCCGGGAACTCGGCGGGCCAGGGCGCGCTGCACCTGGCCAAGCACGCCCGCACGGTCACGCTGGTCGTCCGGGGCGAAAGCCTGGCGAAGTCGGCGTCGACCTACCTGGTGCGCGCCATCGAGTCGACGCCGAACATCACCGTCCGCCGGCGGACCGAGGTGGTCGGCTGCGGCGGCGGCGAACGCCTGCGGTCCCTGACGCTCGCCGACCGGGCGGCGGGCACCACCGAGCGGGTCCCGGCCGGCGCGCTCTTCATCATGATCGGAGGGGAGCCGCACACGGAGTGGCTCCCGGACGGCATCGCCGGTGACGAGCACGGCTACCTGCTCACGGGCCGCGAGATCTACGACCGGGCCCCGTCCCGCTGGCCCCTCGACCGGGACCCGATGCCGCTGGAGACGAGCATGCCCGGCGTCTTCGCCGCGGGGGACGTGCGGAAGGACTCGATCAAACGGGTCGCGTCGGCGGTCGGCGAGGGCGCCACGGCCGTCCGCTCGGTCCACGAGTACCTGGCGCTCTGAGGGAGCGGCCGCGCGAAGGTAGGCATAACTCCACCGCGATGGGAGGGGCACGCCCACGGACAGCCCATGTCCCGCCCCGGCAAAGTGTTCCGCAGATGCAGATTCGTGCTCGCCCCTGAGAAAGGCACTCTCGTGGACACAGTTCTCGCCCGGCGCTTCACCGGTTGGACCGGCCTCGCCTCCGCCGCGGCCCTCATCGTCGGGGTCCCGCTGTACTTCGTCTACTCGGGCCCGCCGCCGGACTCCAACGTCCTTTCCCGCCTCCTCCTGCAAATCCTGGCCCTCGGATTCCTGCTCCTCTTCGTGACGGGTTTCCGCGAGCTGGTCAAGAGCGTCGACGCGCGGTACGAATGGGCGGGCAACTTCGCCTTCGCCGCCGGGCTCGCCTACGTTCTCGTCACCCTCGTCTCCAGCGGGCTCGAAGCAGGGGCCGTCATCGCCGCCGACCAGCCGATCGACCCGACCATCTCCGTCAGCGGGACCTACATCCTGTACGGGTCCATCGGGCGCATGCTGCTGGCGTTCTTCCTGGTCGCGCTGGGTTACGCGGTGCGGAGCACCGGCGCGCTGCCGCGCTGGACCGGCATGTCCGCCTACGTGCTCGCCGCGATCAACGTCGCCTTCATTCCCTCGCTCTTCTTCGGCAACGAGCCGGCCTTCTTCTACGCCGCCAACGGCTGGGGCACCACCGCCTCCCTGGGCGCCATCCTCAGCTACTGGCTGCTCACGATGGGCGTCGTCACGCTCCGGGGTGAGCGGAGCGCCGCCCGCCGCCTGGCGCACGGAACGCACAGGGTCCACGGCTGACTCCCGGGAATTGGCCCGACGGCCGCCGAAGGCAAATCGCCTCGGCGGCCGTCGGCCTTTCGGCGACTCGGCGCGAGCGGCGACCGCAAGGGAGTCCGCCTGGTTCATCCAGCGGCATTCCGCGGTCACCCCGCGTTCACCGTGGAGCCGTTTCCTCTCGCTAGTCATGGTTCGTGCGCGCCATTCTCGTGCTTCTAACTCTCGCACTCGCGCTGGTGGGATGTGCGACCGCCAGGGCCTCGATCCACCGCCGGGACGTCATCGTGGTCGGGGTCAAGTCGGACCAGCCCGGGCTCGGGCTGCGGAAAGGCGGAGTGTTCCAGGGGTTCGAGGTCGATGTGGGCGGCTACATCGCCCGCCATCTTGGGGCGTCCCACGTGACGTTCCGCGAGGTCAGATCGGACGACCGGGAACAGTTGCTGAGCCGGCGCGCCGTCGACCTGGTGCTGGCGTCGTACTCGATCACCCCGGACCGGGCCAGGCTCGTCGCCTTCGGCGGGCCCTACTACGTCGCTCACCAGGACGTCATGGTGCGGCGGAGCGAGACCCGCGTCCGGAGCGTGCGCGACCTGGCGGGCCGGAGGATGTGCCAGGCCAGCGGGTCGGTCTCGACCGAGCGGGTGGTGGTCGGCCTGAGCATCCCCGCGAAGCTCGTCCCGGGCTCCTCCTACAGCGACTGCGTGGCGAAGCTGCGGTCGGGGGCCGTGGACGCCATCTCCACCGGAGACCTGGTCCTCGCCGGGTTCGCCGCCCCGGACCTGAGAATCGTCAACGCGCCCTTCACCGACGAACGGTACGGGGTCGGGATGCGCAAGGACGACGCGGACGGGTGCGAGGCGGTGAACCGGGCCATCACGACCATGTACCAGGACGGGACGGCGCGCCGCCTGCTGGACAAGTGGTTCGGGAAGAGCGGGCTCACGCTCGTCCAAGAGGTCCCCGAGTTCGAGGGCTGCTCGTAATGTCGGAGGCCCTGGCTATGGTCGAGACGTGGCTGAGGACAGGGACGCTTGGGACGAGCTCTTGGCAGCGGGCTTCCTCCACGCCCTGCGGGAGGCCCACCGCGAGGCGACGCTGGCCGTCTTCGGCGGGCTGAGCCGGGCGGCGGGGTTCACGGAGCGGACGTACGGGGTCGGCGCCTTCGACGCGCTGGCGTCGCAGATCGACCGGGTCTTCGAGGCCGAGCCGCAGGTCGTCCGCGACGACCTGAACGGCTCCCCCGGCTGGCGGTACGGGCCGTACCGCGTCCTTCTCAAACGGCACGAGTTCGGGAACGTCCGGGGCATCCGGTGGGACCGCGACAGCCCCACCAAGCAGGCCGTGGCGCGGCAGACCTACGTCGAGGACCCGCAGCTCGTGCTCCCGCTGGGCATCGAGGCGCGCGACACGCCCGGGGTCGTGACGCTGGTGCTCGCGCACAGCGCCACCGAGGCGCCGCTGGAGATGGAGCTCTTCCTGGGCCGCCCCCGGTGGAACGCCGACGGCGGCACCGCCTGGCACTGGGTCAAACCCCTGGACGACACCATCGGGCCCGATCCACGTCGTAAGCTCGTCGAGCGGACGATGCCGCTGTGGGACGACCGGGAAGAGGACGTCCCGATGCGGCTCCGCGGGGAGACGAAGACGGCCTAGCAGAAGGTGGCGCGGGGTGCTGTTCGACTGCGAGCGGCTGACGCTCGCCCGGCGGCTCAGGGGCCTGCGCAAGAACCAGCTCGCGCAGGCCGTGGGGACGACGCCGAAGGCGATCGGGCAGTACGAGGCGGGCGTGCAGAGGCCCGAGGAGCCGACGCTGCGCCGGCTGGCGATCGCGCTGGGCGTGCCCGTCGAGTTCTTCCAGAGCGGCCGCAGCCCGGTCTCCATGGACGGGGCCCACTTCCG encodes:
- a CDS encoding MFS transporter produces the protein MAQKTRGGLLGLTATASLMVALDATVVTTALARIRLDLAASMEQLEWTVNAYGLSFAVLLMTGAALGDRFGRRRMFVSGLGLFTAASAACAAAPGIGWLIAARAVQGCGSALVMPLAMALLSAGFPPSRRARALGVFAGVTGLAVVAGPVVGGVVTEGLAWQWIFWLNVPIGLAVIPLVLRYVPESRGGGGSFDLGGVLLVTGGALGLVWGLIRANGSGWGALEVDGALAAGTLLLAAFVAWELRVREPMVPMRLLRSRGFSAGNAAGLLMYAALYGSLFFMAQFLQTVLGAGPMTAGLQLVPWTATVTVVAPAAGALVNRVGARPLTAAGLTLQGIGMGWIGLVAGPSAAYPDLVAPMVIAGAGISMAMPAAQTAVINSVAAREIGKASGVFNALRQFAAVLGVAVAAAVFTAEGGYGTARTFSDGFGPALTLMGALSLAGALAGLFMPGPDRAARTSPAQPVPWPAPEPTR
- a CDS encoding sulfotransferase family protein — encoded protein: MTNGRDSVGTVEDLHASASKVTGSDDFGGGEYLDGLKVLLESLAAEAGLTPLGNRAQRAMLRGALAARQFSETAWRRHPEHADAPVERPIFVTGLPRTGTTALHRLLTADPAHQGLDLWLAEVPQPRPPRETWADDPVFQAIDAGYRRHHVDNPEFMGVHYISADSVEECWQLLRQSMLSISFECLAHLPSYSSWLAGRDWTDAYRRHRRNLQLIGLNDPGRRWVLKNPSHLFALDALLEVYPDALIVQTHRTPRTAMASMCSLAAHATAGWSDVFTGAVIGRDQLDLWGRGLDLFRAERERHDPARFADVHYDDFVRDPIGTVESVYARFGLPFTGDARAAMARLHGESSTGAAKPAHRYSLADFGLTPEQVDERFADYAAGLR
- a CDS encoding SDR family oxidoreductase, whose amino-acid sequence is MGAGLLDGKVVVISGVGPGLGRGLALQCARAGADVVLAARNEERLAEVAKEVEELGRRTATVPTDIRDAAACERLAEAAREAFGRVDGLVNNAFATPPLTDLTKVDLDAVRAGFETNVLAALHLTRLFVPGLEESRGSVVMINSAVLRHSRRTFGAYKMAKAALLAMAQNLSTELGPRGIRVNTIAPGYIWAPNLKWYFHHLAEKRGVTAQQVYDENAATTDLRKLPEPDEVADAAVFMLSPLARAVTGQCLDVNSGEWHH
- a CDS encoding nuclear transport factor 2 family protein, which gives rise to MDLVALEEIRRLKHRYLRCVDLKLWDEFAGVFTEDAVAEYDTPVLGETLRLEGRDAIVEYMRSNLGPDKISAHTAGCPEIEIDGDRATGIWSLDDTIILPGGPAAHPGRRLLPRRLPPGRRRVAGREDRAPPDLRVHGVAGRRAEPEVHHLPLSGTAALPRT
- a CDS encoding FAD-dependent oxidoreductase, with protein sequence MAPVILVVDHDAGSRHVLLADLTRRLGEAFTVKGASSPEEACDALKEMTRAEEPVALLMVDDACADVLPRAHELYPNAKRVLMVDRDYTSTSPAVQAIALGYADYHLVRPWTNDETMHRAVSEFLSSWTEEQEPTFELFRVVADLDDPRMLRLRDVMARFNLPFVVHPPGEETGRRLLREAGLDASRLPVVIRYDGRAYVDPQIPDLACAIGVSVENDLEVCDVAIVGAGSAGLTAAVYAASEGLDTVLLERAFSGGQAGTSPMIRNYPGFPHGIAGGYLMERTCEQAWLMGAHIVFAQQAVGLERRGDRRVVRMVDGTEVSARAVLISTGVDWRRLGVPGLEALVGSGVFYGMAVGESRAMRGQDVFIVGAGNSAGQGALHLAKHARTVTLVVRGESLAKSASTYLVRAIESTPNITVRRRTEVVGCGGGERLRSLTLADRAAGTTERVPAGALFIMIGGEPHTEWLPDGIAGDEHGYLLTGREIYDRAPSRWPLDRDPMPLETSMPGVFAAGDVRKDSIKRVASAVGEGATAVRSVHEYLAL
- a CDS encoding glutamate ABC transporter substrate-binding protein codes for the protein MGCATARASIHRRDVIVVGVKSDQPGLGLRKGGVFQGFEVDVGGYIARHLGASHVTFREVRSDDREQLLSRRAVDLVLASYSITPDRARLVAFGGPYYVAHQDVMVRRSETRVRSVRDLAGRRMCQASGSVSTERVVVGLSIPAKLVPGSSYSDCVAKLRSGAVDAISTGDLVLAGFAAPDLRIVNAPFTDERYGVGMRKDDADGCEAVNRAITTMYQDGTARRLLDKWFGKSGLTLVQEVPEFEGCS